A region from the Ctenopharyngodon idella isolate HZGC_01 chromosome 13, HZGC01, whole genome shotgun sequence genome encodes:
- the gsta.1 gene encoding glutathione S-transferase, alpha tandem duplicate 1 isoform X5 produces the protein MSGKVVLHYFNGRGKMESIRWLLAAAGVEFEEVFMTRREHYVKLLDDGALMFQQVPLVEIDGMQLVQSRAIMNYIAGKYNLYGKDLKERALIDMYAEGTSDLVDLIIMSVFAPPENKQKQLSNIEQKAKERFLPVFEKGLANSDFLVGNQLSRADVHLLEATLMLQELFPTILSTFPKIQAFQERMKALPRISKFLQPGSARKPPPDEVYVKTVKEVLSHIFK, from the exons atgtcTGGGAAAGTTGTGCTGCATTACTTCAATGGAAGAGGGAAAATGGAGTCGATCCGATGGCTTTTGGCCGCAGCTGGAGTCGAG TTTGAGGAGGTGTTTATGACCAGAAGGGAGCATTATGTTAAACTGCTAGATG ATGGAGCCCTGATGTTTCAGCAGGTGCCTTTGGTTGAAATAGATGGGATGCAGCTTGTGCAGTCGAGGGCTATCATGAATTACATCGCTGGAAAATACAACCTCTATGGAAAAGACCTTAAAGAACGGGCTTT GATTGACATGTATGCAGAGGGTACCAGCGATCTAGTGGATCTTATCATAATGTCTGTTTTCGCGCCACCtgaaaacaagcagaaacagCTCAGTAATATAGAGCAAAAGGCAAAAGAGCGCTTCCTTCCTGTGTTTGAAAAG GGTCTTGCAAACTCTGATTTCCTGGTGGGAAACCAGTTGAGCCGCGCTGACGTTCACCTTCTGGAAGCCACTCTGATGCTGCAGGAGTTATTCCCTACAATACTGTCAACCTTTCCCAAAATCCAG GCGTTTCAGGAAAGAATGAAGGCTTTACCAAGAATCAGCAAGTTCCTGCAGCCCGGCAGTGCAAGAAAACCTCCGCCTGATGAGGTGTACGTGAAAACAGTGAAGGAGGTGTTGAGCCACATCTTTAAGTAG
- the gsta.1 gene encoding glutathione S-transferase, alpha tandem duplicate 1 isoform X1, producing the protein MSGKVVLHYFNGRGKMESIRWLLAAAGVEFEEEFLTKREHYVKLLDDGALMFQQVPLVEIDGMQLVQSRAIMNYIAGKYNLYGKDLKERALIDMYTEGTIDLMDTIMLWTIETPENKQKQLSNIEQKAKERFLPVFEKGLANSDFLVGNQLSRADVHLLEATLTLQEILPTILSTFPKIQAFQERMKALPRISKFLQPGSARKPPTNEEVMKTVKEVLSHLFK; encoded by the exons atgtcTGGGAAAGTTGTGCTGCATTACTTCAATGGAAGAGGGAAAATGGAGTCGATCCGATGGCTTTTGGCCGCAGCTGGAGTCGAG TTTGAGGAGGAGTTTTTGACCAAAAGGGAGCATTATGTTAAACTGCTAGATG ATGGAGCCCTGATGTTTCAGCAGGTGCCTTTGGTTGAAATAGATGGGATGCAGCTTGTGCAGTCGAGGGCTATCATGAATTACATCGCTGGAAAATACAACCTCTATGGAAAAGACCTTAAAGAACGGGCTTT GATTGACATGTATACAGAGGGTACCATCGATCTAATGGATACTATCATGCTGTGGACTATCGAGACACCcgaaaacaagcagaaacagCTCAGTAATATAGAGCAAAAGGCAAAAGAGCGCTTCCTTCCTGTGTTTGAAAAG GGTCTTGCAAACTCTGATTTCCTGGTGGGAAACCAGTTGAGCCGCGCTGACGTTCACCTTCTGGAAGCCACTCTGACGCTGCAGGAGATATTACCTACAATACTGTCAACCTTTCCCAAAATCCAG GCGTTTCAGGAACGAATGAAGGCTTTACCAAGAATCAGCAAGTTCCTGCAGCCCGGCAGTGCAAGAAAACCTCCGACTAATGAGGAGGTGATGAAAACCGTGAAGGAGGTGTTGAGCCACCTCTTTAAGTAG